From the genome of Mixophyes fleayi isolate aMixFle1 chromosome 2, aMixFle1.hap1, whole genome shotgun sequence, one region includes:
- the LOC142140648 gene encoding ecto-ADP-ribosyltransferase 5-like isoform X2, whose amino-acid sequence MLSLVTNLPDYCEVDNGDTTHGQMLGTRNKGKVGKQIPIQSNNLRPKLTCNLLNLDLIPNAFDDQYKGCSDILETDVMPKVLTVEKSLNSAFNSAWKRAERQWNKVKMTVRCPRDFRDEFGIAITVYTTDWPEGNPIYKEFNGNISLSGRSRGHYMKNFHFKALHFYLTRALQVLKKNSRRRHQVYRGTEDSFHVSDTILRFGRFTSSSLNIEVAKGYYVDLFFNITTCFGVDIHKISSFPEEREVLIPVAEKFRYVGKEGNFYILNSTCELCSYFNCAYLGEEKRNEPICSTAV is encoded by the exons ATGCTCTCACTGGTTACAAATCTTCCAGATTACTGTGAAGTAGATAATGGAGACACAACGCATGGTCAAATGCTTGGGACTAGAAACAAAGGAAAAGTAGGAAAACAGATACCGATCCAGAGCAACAATTTAAGGCCAAAG TTGACGTGTAATCTGCTGAATCTGGACTTAATCCCCAACGCATTTGACGACCAATACAAAGGGTGCTCGGATATATTGGAGACAGATGTCATGCCAAAAGTTCTAACTGTGGAGAAGTCCTTGAACTCAGCATTCAACTCGGCATGGAAGCGTGCAGAGAGACAGTGGAACAAGGTGAAAATGACAGTTCGTTGTCCAAGGGATTTTAGGGATGAATTTGGAATAGCAATTACCGTCTACACCACAGATTGGCCGGAAGGCAACCCGATCTATAAAGAGTTTAATGGGAATATCAGTTTGTCTGGAAGATCTAGAGGACATTACATGAAGAACTTCCACTTCAAGGCTCTTCACTTCTACTTGACAAGAGCTCTGCAGGTACTGAAGAAGAACTCTAGAAGACGACACCAAGTCTACCGGGGGACAGAGGACTCTTTCCATGTGTCAGACACCATTCTGAGGTTTGGGAGATTCACATCTTCATCACTGAACATAGAAGTGGCTAAAGGATATTATGTAGACTTATTCTTCAACATCACAACTTGCTTTGGAGTCGATATCCACAAAATCTCTTCATTCCCTGAAGAACGGGAAGTTTTAATCCCTGTCGCTGAGAAGTTCCGTTATGTGGGGAAGGAAGGGAACTTTTATATTTTGAATAGCACCTGTGAACTGTGCAGCTATTTCAACTGTGCTTATTTAGGAG AGGAAAAGCGCAATGAGCCCATTTGCAGTACTG CTGTCTGA
- the LOC142140648 gene encoding ecto-ADP-ribosyltransferase 5-like isoform X3, which yields MLGTRNKGKVGKQIPIQSNNLRPKLTCNLLNLDLIPNAFDDQYKGCSDILETDVMPKVLTVEKSLNSAFNSAWKRAERQWNKVKMTVRCPRDFRDEFGIAITVYTTDWPEGNPIYKEFNGNISLSGRSRGHYMKNFHFKALHFYLTRALQVLKKNSRRRHQVYRGTEDSFHVSDTILRFGRFTSSSLNIEVAKGYYVDLFFNITTCFGVDIHKISSFPEEREVLIPVAEKFRYVGKEGNFYILNSTCELCSYFNCAYLGEEKRNEPICSTAV from the exons ATGCTTGGGACTAGAAACAAAGGAAAAGTAGGAAAACAGATACCGATCCAGAGCAACAATTTAAGGCCAAAG TTGACGTGTAATCTGCTGAATCTGGACTTAATCCCCAACGCATTTGACGACCAATACAAAGGGTGCTCGGATATATTGGAGACAGATGTCATGCCAAAAGTTCTAACTGTGGAGAAGTCCTTGAACTCAGCATTCAACTCGGCATGGAAGCGTGCAGAGAGACAGTGGAACAAGGTGAAAATGACAGTTCGTTGTCCAAGGGATTTTAGGGATGAATTTGGAATAGCAATTACCGTCTACACCACAGATTGGCCGGAAGGCAACCCGATCTATAAAGAGTTTAATGGGAATATCAGTTTGTCTGGAAGATCTAGAGGACATTACATGAAGAACTTCCACTTCAAGGCTCTTCACTTCTACTTGACAAGAGCTCTGCAGGTACTGAAGAAGAACTCTAGAAGACGACACCAAGTCTACCGGGGGACAGAGGACTCTTTCCATGTGTCAGACACCATTCTGAGGTTTGGGAGATTCACATCTTCATCACTGAACATAGAAGTGGCTAAAGGATATTATGTAGACTTATTCTTCAACATCACAACTTGCTTTGGAGTCGATATCCACAAAATCTCTTCATTCCCTGAAGAACGGGAAGTTTTAATCCCTGTCGCTGAGAAGTTCCGTTATGTGGGGAAGGAAGGGAACTTTTATATTTTGAATAGCACCTGTGAACTGTGCAGCTATTTCAACTGTGCTTATTTAGGAG AGGAAAAGCGCAATGAGCCCATTTGCAGTACTG CTGTCTGA
- the LOC142140648 gene encoding ecto-ADP-ribosyltransferase 5-like isoform X1: MNLLFLTCIFLYLDFVDYCEVDNGDTTHGQMLGTRNKGKVGKQIPIQSNNLRPKLTCNLLNLDLIPNAFDDQYKGCSDILETDVMPKVLTVEKSLNSAFNSAWKRAERQWNKVKMTVRCPRDFRDEFGIAITVYTTDWPEGNPIYKEFNGNISLSGRSRGHYMKNFHFKALHFYLTRALQVLKKNSRRRHQVYRGTEDSFHVSDTILRFGRFTSSSLNIEVAKGYYVDLFFNITTCFGVDIHKISSFPEEREVLIPVAEKFRYVGKEGNFYILNSTCELCSYFNCAYLGEEKRNEPICSTAV; encoded by the exons ATGAATCTCCTGTTTCTCACATGTATCTTTTTGTATCTGGACTTTGTTG ATTACTGTGAAGTAGATAATGGAGACACAACGCATGGTCAAATGCTTGGGACTAGAAACAAAGGAAAAGTAGGAAAACAGATACCGATCCAGAGCAACAATTTAAGGCCAAAG TTGACGTGTAATCTGCTGAATCTGGACTTAATCCCCAACGCATTTGACGACCAATACAAAGGGTGCTCGGATATATTGGAGACAGATGTCATGCCAAAAGTTCTAACTGTGGAGAAGTCCTTGAACTCAGCATTCAACTCGGCATGGAAGCGTGCAGAGAGACAGTGGAACAAGGTGAAAATGACAGTTCGTTGTCCAAGGGATTTTAGGGATGAATTTGGAATAGCAATTACCGTCTACACCACAGATTGGCCGGAAGGCAACCCGATCTATAAAGAGTTTAATGGGAATATCAGTTTGTCTGGAAGATCTAGAGGACATTACATGAAGAACTTCCACTTCAAGGCTCTTCACTTCTACTTGACAAGAGCTCTGCAGGTACTGAAGAAGAACTCTAGAAGACGACACCAAGTCTACCGGGGGACAGAGGACTCTTTCCATGTGTCAGACACCATTCTGAGGTTTGGGAGATTCACATCTTCATCACTGAACATAGAAGTGGCTAAAGGATATTATGTAGACTTATTCTTCAACATCACAACTTGCTTTGGAGTCGATATCCACAAAATCTCTTCATTCCCTGAAGAACGGGAAGTTTTAATCCCTGTCGCTGAGAAGTTCCGTTATGTGGGGAAGGAAGGGAACTTTTATATTTTGAATAGCACCTGTGAACTGTGCAGCTATTTCAACTGTGCTTATTTAGGAG AGGAAAAGCGCAATGAGCCCATTTGCAGTACTG CTGTCTGA